The Armatimonadota bacterium genomic interval CCTGGCATCCTCGATCCGCTGCGCCTCCAGCGGCTGCTCGATGCCGAGCTGATCCCAGACCCGCAGGGTGGCAACCGGCATTACCGGGGAAAGCACGATGGTCGCGATCCGCAGTGCCTCTAGCGTGTTGTACAGGATCGTCCCTGCCCGATCCGTGCGGCCCTGCTTGATGGCCGACCACGGCGCCTCTTCGTCTATGTACTTGTTGGCCGCGCCCAGCAGTCTCCACACCTCGGCCAGTGCCTGGCTGAAGTTGAGGCGGCCCACATGCTCGCCGACCTCAGCCACAACCGCGCGGGCGAGATCAGCCAGCGCTGCGTCGGTCCCCTCTGCCGGACCCGGCGCGGGCAGCACTCCACCAAACTGACGCTCGACAAGTGGGAGGGTACGGTTGAGCAGGTTGCCGTAGTCGTTGGCCAGGTCGGCGTTGAACCGGCCGATCAGGGCCGGCTGGTTGAAGTCGCCGTCGGCGCCAAAGGTAACCTCGCGGAGGAGAAAGTAGCGCAGCGCGTCCACCGCCACCGCCGGCTCGGCCCCTGATCTCTCGGCCAGCTCGCGGCTGACGGCCACCGGGTCAAGGATGATCCCAAGCGACTTGCTGAACTTCTGCCCTCCGAACGTCAGGAATCCGTGGGCGAAGATCTGTCGGGGGGGTTCCAGCCCGGCTGCGTGCAGCACGATGGGCCAGATCACGGCATGAAACCTCAAAATGTCCCGGCCTACCAGGTGCACCTCGGCCGGCCAGAACCTCCGGAACTGCTCCAGATCGTCACCGTATCCGACAACCGTGATGTAGTTGATCAGGGCATCAATCCAGACATAGGCCACCTGGTCTGGGTCGAAGGGAAGCGGCACGCCCCACTTGAATGTGGACCGGCTGACCGCGATATCCCTCAGCCCGGACCGGATGAAGCTCAGCACCTCGTTGCGCTGCGCCTCGGGCTCGATGAATCCGGGGTGGCGCTCGATGTGGCTCTGAATCCAGTCCTGGTACCTGGAGAGGCGGAAGAGATAGCAGGCCTCGGCGTTCCACTCGACCGGCCTGCCGGTGTGCACCGGACAGGTGCGGTCCGCTCCGAGCTCGGCCTCGGGATAGAACGACTCGCACGAGGAGCAGTACCACCCCTCGTATGTGCCCTTGTAGATGTCCCCCTGCTCGTACAGCCGTGTGAAGATCGCCTGCACCACCCGC includes:
- the metG gene encoding methionine--tRNA ligase; this translates as MEKFYITTPIYYVNDVPHIGHAYTTIAADAAARFHRLAGRDVYFATGTDEHGLNIERVARAHGVEPQAWADRISAAFRDLWAGLHIAYDGYIRTTEPGHERVVQAIFTRLYEQGDIYKGTYEGWYCSSCESFYPEAELGADRTCPVHTGRPVEWNAEACYLFRLSRYQDWIQSHIERHPGFIEPEAQRNEVLSFIRSGLRDIAVSRSTFKWGVPLPFDPDQVAYVWIDALINYITVVGYGDDLEQFRRFWPAEVHLVGRDILRFHAVIWPIVLHAAGLEPPRQIFAHGFLTFGGQKFSKSLGIILDPVAVSRELAERSGAEPAVAVDALRYFLLREVTFGADGDFNQPALIGRFNADLANDYGNLLNRTLPLVERQFGGVLPAPGPAEGTDAALADLARAVVAEVGEHVGRLNFSQALAEVWRLLGAANKYIDEEAPWSAIKQGRTDRAGTILYNTLEALRIATIVLSPVMPVATLRVWDQLGIEQPLEAQRIEDARRWGGLGSGLRVRIGNPIFPRIDTRPRPVATTVAVAAREGGNTVGEITIEEFKRLDVRIGEVTAAERVQGTDKLVKLTVDIGDEVRTIVAGIATHYQPADLIGRRIVVLANLQPRKVRGVESRGMLLAATWGDDEVAILTVDGTPPRGSGVS